One window of Paroedura picta isolate Pp20150507F chromosome 2, Ppicta_v3.0, whole genome shotgun sequence genomic DNA carries:
- the NIN gene encoding ninein isoform X8, which produces MVSVLVVHRYEKQLEETQSRCEEEKGHLQQKFCQEMISRQQHVDDLQAQVSDLRAELAQYGQRASPGPREVQLAVEEADSSLEGLRRHSGGELQARLAETCESFSREREELIQAGVWMEAKMRSLARTAQEEKAELEHGFCEQLQLLAEKHALETEQIRRALAEKHREELQQERIKMESDFNGRLSRAEEQFAIDQQALVSKYGEAVKNLEERYRQELRELSELRDEEKSRWEFEKEELTQEAAEAQERWKEVLEKEKALSSVLAQEKELLEKNFKEVLDSLTMEKEQFQKEIWEAKAEEEELRGQLLQAQASRQKELREREEEIAAVEASRTQISRKFEELETEFSQERGELNSRLVALERLREEAMVRAAEGERERRLEVSELESKVEELQRELVHLSKLQSNCQHVGMGDGDSPGETQGTGEEQEDLPKLQKVQDPAEDRDLVAVSAMENLPPKPEEPVHSLPFLAQTPEISVECQLLNPTDNDDEKGPNKMEEGDASGHSGLETEVATTGEGTETCSDLERAYEEICCENETLKLQKQQLQDRVCLLEMECEQAALERQDMASQVQKELDEILQAIPRPKTLPCGDDESVERSGWAEMDSAQTPPSRAAENQRFSADESEVDLSIEAASDYSSQFWKVHGEAIQEGALITERGASERAQLEVLVLSEGLHLENQVLKAEMVSLFERNSQLESYLPQLIGLQRRLEESSRAGLRWELERQQLQEKVRELEEARDQAAAENRDLQSTKLRLNSQLGKLEELMATLKALKGGPAPCTEGSKEAEAEKRGLQELNWKLKERVATLLKQNGTHAQEKDHLSAALRGLQCACGEQQQQLERWRCEAESLREENAILREEIGLLNEEGNLSGLRLRQLNGSQDLWQKVEAAQKEKAAAQKMAENLKKQVSELKAWNQQLEAENTSLGRKNSSSPADAQDLDQQLMRVLWQRESASGKCEPEEWERECSPFKEELENCKIQSSTLVSSLEAELCQLRSQACAVEEENLCLKQELEKVQQVPRSDLQNEISSLIVKNEQLMKEKEALSEELDRTAEKVAKAAFFENLAAALKQEKGSWEHQMPSLRAQTAAAQDKVSKLKSDLRVTQQENDALKQEVMSLHKQLQAANDKIRTLGPAAHPAGLQSQQKKLCWEELDQLVKQEQQLLRQENDRLQRDVQNAKAELAHSREKIQQLEASHLSVKHPKHQSPSGITKATEQEKLKTECELLHKELISASRKVSQMKHELETVKLENEDLRKKQAKLDEQLMERLHSSASVRLNQSPHPRNLQPHQAQGCAVVPWEQHQQLRHQLFQAERRSQRLQEELENRSLDTNMPQSGHEELLKTMEKRMMDVEQQLRLVKRLLQDKVNQLKEQVVKNTRADEMVKDLYVENAQLLKALEMTEQRQKTVEKKNYLLEEKIANLGRIVKNLTSPALGSAAHLGS; this is translated from the exons ATGGTCTCTGTTCTAGTA GTCCACCGTTACGAGAAACAGCTGGAGGAGACCCAAAGCCGCTGCGAGGAGGAGAAGGGGCACCTTCAGCAGAAGTTCTGCCAGGAAATGATCAGCAGGCAGCAGCATGTGGACGACCTCCAGGCCCAAGTCTCTGACCTCCGAGCAGAGCTGGCCCAGTACGGGCAGAGGGCCAGCCCGGGACCGAGGGAGGTGCAGTTGGCCGTGGAGGAGGCGGACAGCAGCCTGGAAGGCCTGAGGCGCCATAGCGGAGGGGAGCTCCAAGCCCGGCTGGCAGAGACCTGTGAGAGTTTCAGCCGCGAGCGGGAGGAGCTAATCCAGGCCGGGGTGTGGATGGAGGCGAAGATGAGATCCCTGGCACGGACCGCCCAGGAAGAGAAGGCCGAGCTGGAGCACGGGTTCTGCGAGCAGCTGCAGCTCCTGGCGGAGAAGCACGCCCTGGAGACGGAGCAGATCCGGCGCGCGCTGGCAGAGAAGCACCGGGAGGAGCTCCAGCAAGAGAG GATCAAAATGGAAAGCGATTTTAACGGAAGACTCTCTCGGGCTGAGGAACAGTTTGCTATCGACCagcaggcccttgttagcaaaTACGGGGAGGCGGTCAAAAACCTGGAAGAACGCTACCGGCAAGAGTTACGAGAGCTTTCCGAGCTGCGGGACGAGGAGAAGTCCCGGTGGGAATTTGAAAAGGAGGAACTTACCCAAGAAGCTGCAGAGGCCCAGGAAAGATGGAAAGAGGTCCTCGAGAAGGAGAAGGCTCTTTCGTCAGTGCTGGCTCAAGAgaaggagctcctggagaagAATTTCAAGGAGGTCCTGGACTCGTTGACGATGGAGAAGGAGCAATTCCAGAAGGAGATCTGGGAGgcgaaggcagaggaggaagagttACGAGGTCAGCTCTTACAAGCTCAAGCCAGTCGCCAGAAGGAGCtgagagagagggaagaagaaatcGCTGCTGTCGAGGCAAGTCGGACGCAAATCAGCCGAAAGTTTGAAGAGCTGGAGACCGAATTTTCGCAGGAGAGAGGAGAACTGAATTCCAGACTGGTTGCTCTCGAGCGTTTGAGGGAAGAGGCGATGGTCAGAGCTGCCGAAGGAGAGCGGGAGCGGAGGTTGGAAGTCTCAGAACTTGAAAGTAAAGTGGAAGAACTGCAGCGGGAGTTGGTTCACCTGTCCAAACTGCAAAGTAATTGCCAACATGTGGGAATGGGGGATGGCGATTCTCCAGGGGAAACCCAGGGGACGGGTGAGGAGCAAGAAGATCTCCCAAAGCTGCAGAAGGTCCAAGATCCAGCAGAAGACAGAGACCTGGTAGCTGTATCAGCAATGGAAAACTTGCCACCCAAGCCAGAAGAACCCGTTCATTCCTTGCCTTTCCTCGCCCAGACTCCAGAAATATCTGTGGAATGTCAGCTCCTGAACCCAACAGACAACGATGACGAAAAAGGACCGaacaaaatggaagagggagaTGCGAGTGGGCATTCTGGGTTAGAAACCGAGGTGGCAACCACGGGAGAAGGGACAGAGACCTGCTCTGACTTGGAAAGGGCCTATGAAGAAATTTGCTGTGAGAATGAGACCCTCAAGCTCCAGAAGCAGCAGCTGCAAGACAGggtctgtctcctggagatggaATGCGAGCAAGCAGCTCTTGAGCGGCAAGACATGGCCTCGCAGGTCCAGAAGGAACTGGACGAGATCCTTCAGGCCATTCCCAGACCCAAGACGTTGCCCTGCGGAGACGACGAGAGCGTAGAAAGATCCGGTTGGGCGGAAATGGACTCTGCGCAAACGCCTCCCAGCCGCGCAGCCGAAAACCAGAGGTTCTCTGCTGACGAGTCCGAGGTTGACTTGAGCATCGAGGCAGCGAGTGACTATTCCTCGCAGTTTTGGAAGGTCCATGGCGAAGCGATCCAGGAGGGGGCGCTGATAACAGAACGTGGGGCAAGCGAGAGAGCCCAGCTCGAAGTTCTCGTGTTGTCCGAAGGGCtccacctggagaaccaggtcctAAAAGCTGAGATGGTGAGTCTGTTTGAGCGGAACAGCCAGCTGGAGAGCTACTTGCCGCAGCTGATCGGGCTGCAGCGCAGGTTGGAGGAGAGCAGCCGCGCCGGCCTCCgatgggagctggagaggcagcAGCTCCAGGAGAAAGTGAGGGAGCTGGAAGAGGCGCGGGACCAGGCAGCGGCGGAAAATCGGGATCTGCAGAGCACGAAACTGCGCTTGAACAGCCAGCTTGGGAAGCTGGAGGAGTTGATGGCGACGCTTAAGGCCCTGAAGGGAGGGCCCGCGCCCTGCACAGAAGGCAGCAAAGAGGCGGAAGCGGAGAAGAGGGGGCTCCAGGAACTGAACTGGAAGCTGAAAGAGCGAGTGGCCACGCTTCTCAAGCAGAACGGCACACATGCCCAGGAAAAGGACCACTTGAGCGCGGCACTGCGAGGCTTGCAGTGCGCCTgcggggagcagcagcagcagctggagcgCTGGAG GTGTGAGGCCGAGAGTCTCCGAGAAGAAAACGCCATTTTGAGGGAAGAGATCGGTTTGTTGAATGAGGAAGGGAATCTGTCAGGCCTGAGGCTGAGGCAGCTGAATGGCTCTCAAGACCTCTG GCAGAAAGTCGAGGCAGCACAGAAGGAGAAGGCAGCGGCACAGAAGATGGCTGAGAATTTGAAGAAGCAG GTGTCAGAACTGAAAGCCTGGAATCAGCAGCTGGAAGCGGAAAACACCAGTCTGGGCCGAAAGAATTCCTCCAGCCCGGCAGATGCGCAAGATCTCGACCAGCAGCTGATGAGGGTGCTCTGGCAGAGAGAGAGCGCGTCTGGGAAGTGCGAACCAGAAGAATGGGAGAGAGAGTGCTCTCCGTTCAAGGAAGAACTGGAGAACTGTAAAATTCAG TCGTCCACGCTGGTCTCGTCCTTGGAGGCGGAGCTGTGCCAGCTCAGGTCTCAGGCTTGTGCCGTGGAAGAAGAGAACCTCTGCCTGAAGCAGGAACTGGAGAAAGTGCAGCAG GTGCCCAGGTCCGATCTCCAGAACGAAATTTCCAGCCTCATCGTGAAAAATGAGCAGCTCATGAAAGAGAAGGAGGCCCTCAGTGAAGAGTTGGACAGAACCgctgagaag GTAGCAAAAGCAGCCTTCTTCGAgaacctggctgctgccttgaagCAGGAAAAGGGCTCCTGGGAGCACCAGATGCCGTCGCTGAGAGCACAAACGGCAGCCGCGCAAGACAAG GTGTCCAAACTTAAGTCAGACCTCCGGGTGACTCAGCAGGAAAACGACGCTCTgaagcaggaagtgatgtcactgcacaAGCAGCTGCAGGCAGCCAATGATAAG ATCCGCACCCTGGGGCCGGCTGCGCATCCTGCGGGGCTGCAGAGCCAGCAGAAGAAGCTGTGCTGGGAAGAGCTGGACCAGCTGGTCAAGCAGGAGCAGCAGCTGCTGAGGCAGGAGAACGACAGGCTCCAGCGGGACGTCCAGAACGCCAAGGCGGAGCTGGCGCATTCTCGGGAGAAG ATACAACAGCTCGAGGCCTCCCACCTCTCTGTGAAGCACCCCAAGCACCAAAGCCCATCGGGGATCACGAAAGCAACGGAGCAAGAGAAGCTGAAGACGGAATGCGAACTCTTGCATAAGGAGCTGATCTCCGCTTCCCGGAAA GTCAGCCAGATGAAACATGAGCTGGAAACCGTCAAGCTGGAGAACGAAGACCTGCGGAAGAAACAGGCCAAGCTGGACGAGCAGCTGATGGAG CGGCTCCACTCGAGTGCCAGCGTGAGGCTTAACCAGAGCCCGCACCCGCGCAACCTGCAGCCGCACCAGGCGCAAGGCTGCGCCGTGGTCCCCTGGGAGCAGCACCAGCAGCTGCGGCACCAGCTCTTCCAGGCCGAGAGGAGGAGCcagcgcctgcaggaggagctcgAGAACCGGTCCCTGGACACAAACATGCCGCAG AGTGGACACGAAGAGCTGCTAAAGACCATGGAGAAACGGATGATGGACGTCGAACAGCAGCTGAGGCTTGTGAAGAGGCTTCTTCAGgacaaggtcaaccagctgaaaGAGCAG GTCGTGAAGAACACCAGAGCCGATGAAATGGTCAAGGATCTGTATGTGGAGAACGCACAGCTGCTGAAGGCTCTGGAGATGACGGAGCAGAGGCAGAAGACGGTCGAGAAGAAGAACTACCTGCTGGAGGAGAAGATCGCCAACCTTGGCCGCATCGTCAAGAACCTGACCTCGCCGGCCCTGGGATCTGCCGCTCATTTAGGGTCTTAG